The following coding sequences lie in one Capnocytophaga stomatis genomic window:
- a CDS encoding SMI1/KNR4 family protein: MGIQIIWQKIREELEKMNPKVGKSFNPPAEEEKIHQLEAIIEQKLPEDFKNYLRTFNGQNHQWYETLFVGYNALLSVDEIISDYEMAFEDEEVIDWLTPNKIQPSIWNKGWIPFANFNGTQRIFIDLNPACNGVYGQIIQLWSGIDMESDEVVIANSFYEFSEKVLQSLQEKSYNLEDDVINVEWFV, encoded by the coding sequence ATGGGAATACAAATAATCTGGCAAAAAATACGTGAGGAACTTGAAAAAATGAATCCGAAAGTAGGAAAAAGTTTCAATCCACCTGCCGAAGAAGAGAAAATACATCAGTTAGAAGCAATTATAGAACAAAAATTGCCTGAGGATTTTAAAAATTATCTTCGTACGTTTAACGGACAAAATCATCAATGGTATGAAACGCTTTTTGTTGGCTATAATGCATTACTTTCCGTTGATGAAATTATTTCGGATTATGAAATGGCATTTGAAGATGAGGAAGTTATCGATTGGTTAACTCCAAATAAAATTCAGCCCAGCATTTGGAACAAGGGGTGGATACCTTTTGCTAATTTCAACGGCACACAACGGATTTTCATTGACTTAAATCCTGCTTGCAATGGTGTTTATGGGCAAATTATACAACTTTGGTCGGGTATTGATATGGAAAGTGATGAAGTGGTGATTGCAAATTCGTTTTATGAGTTCTCCGAAAAAGTATTACAGTCCCTACAAGAGAAAAGTTACAACCTTGAAGATGATGTAATTAATGTAGAATGGTTCGTGTAA